One genomic region from Chthonomonas calidirosea T49 encodes:
- a CDS encoding DUF429 domain-containing protein produces MRFVGIDLAWGDRNTSAVVVLEPRDASYETLQTLEWHDALGSNEEIVRFVGSIDKGAGLLIGVDAPLIVPNIHGERPCETQLRRCFGRYEAGPLPVNQRICGGRLRGEGLLHLLRTTLGTTPEYRFPPLEPTVRRCLEVFPRSAQCALFHLKRSLKYKAKSGRSLQSRLAEYARYATLLESLETARPSLLPPSWLSEVPKRYGRELKRYEDRLDALLCAYVVATYWHYGEGEHCCVVGDSRHGYILTPVTPELAICLRKGAAQA; encoded by the coding sequence ATGCGATTTGTAGGGATTGACCTTGCATGGGGAGATCGCAACACGAGCGCTGTGGTTGTGTTAGAACCTCGCGATGCCTCCTATGAAACGCTGCAAACGCTAGAATGGCACGACGCTCTGGGTTCAAATGAGGAGATCGTGCGCTTCGTGGGTTCTATTGATAAAGGGGCTGGCCTGCTTATTGGGGTTGATGCTCCTCTTATCGTCCCCAATATCCACGGAGAGCGCCCTTGCGAAACCCAACTACGACGCTGTTTCGGTCGTTACGAGGCCGGTCCTCTTCCGGTCAATCAGCGCATCTGTGGAGGGCGTTTGCGGGGTGAGGGGCTTCTGCACCTGCTGCGCACGACGCTCGGGACGACGCCCGAGTATCGGTTCCCACCGCTTGAGCCCACGGTTCGACGTTGTTTAGAGGTGTTTCCGCGTAGCGCGCAGTGCGCCCTCTTTCATCTCAAACGCTCCTTGAAGTATAAAGCTAAATCGGGGCGCTCACTGCAAAGCCGTTTGGCGGAGTATGCGCGCTATGCGACTCTGCTGGAATCGTTAGAAACAGCGCGGCCCTCTCTTTTGCCACCGTCCTGGCTTTCGGAGGTACCGAAGAGGTACGGGCGCGAGCTAAAACGTTACGAGGATCGGCTCGACGCCCTTTTGTGCGCCTACGTGGTGGCCACCTACTGGCATTACGGCGAGGGCGAGCATTGTTGCGTGGTAGGCGATAGTCGGCATGGCTACATTCTTACTCCGGTAACGCCTGAGCTGGCGATCTGTCTTCGAAAAGGGGCAGCCCAGGCGTAG
- a CDS encoding glycoside hydrolase family 15 protein, with protein MPRDIPICNGNLLVAFDDRYNLRELFYPYVGQYNHTMGYPCRFGVWCDGQMSWVCDDGWERQLRYEEDTLVTEVHLLHQGMGLRLICQDCVDCNADILLRRVEIHNLLGGERDVRLFWHHDLNISGSREGDTAYYDPIHRAILHYKGRHWFLISGTNGRDWGLSSYAVGIIGHHKAQGTWRDAEDGSLSRNPIAQGSVDSVGRVMVRVADKAVVYSWICAGRDLAEVSRLDHEIREIGPETILQRVRTYWHFWVTKGDTPFEMPDDILRFYHRCLLVLRTQIDNRGAIIAANDSDVLQYSRDSYSYMWPRDGALVAYAMDLAGYHETTRRFFTFCSQIIDPKGYFWHKYNPDGSVGSSWHPWADRTGHLQLPIQEDETALVLFALGEHFDRLCDVDYLRTVYRDMIQPAADFLAAFRDPHTGLPDMCWDLWEERRGIHTFTVASVWAGLLAASRFAGIFGDKERARRYRRVAEEIHEAALRYLYCASQNRFLRTIRVEEGQIVPDLTMDASLAGLFLFRFLAPDDPRLISTMEQLEAKLQVRTEVGGIARYEGDYYYRCSDDIASVPGNPWFLCTLWLAQWRIVRAQSLGELQEAESLLRWCIRHALPSGIMAEQIHPFTGAPLSVSPLTWSHATFISTVCQLRDKYRQLLHQEDRIGVAA; from the coding sequence ATGCCACGCGACATACCGATCTGCAATGGAAATCTGCTGGTCGCCTTCGATGACCGCTATAACTTAAGGGAGCTTTTCTATCCTTATGTCGGGCAATACAACCACACCATGGGCTACCCTTGCCGATTCGGAGTGTGGTGCGACGGACAGATGTCGTGGGTATGCGATGACGGTTGGGAACGCCAGCTGCGTTACGAGGAAGACACTCTGGTTACCGAAGTGCACCTGCTCCATCAGGGCATGGGCTTGCGTCTGATCTGTCAAGATTGTGTGGACTGCAACGCCGACATCCTTCTGCGGCGGGTAGAGATTCATAATCTGTTAGGGGGCGAACGGGATGTGCGCCTATTTTGGCATCATGACCTTAATATCAGCGGCTCACGGGAGGGCGATACGGCCTACTACGACCCTATCCATCGTGCCATTTTGCACTACAAGGGCCGCCATTGGTTTCTGATCAGCGGAACCAACGGCAGAGACTGGGGGCTCTCAAGCTATGCGGTAGGCATTATCGGCCATCACAAGGCCCAGGGCACCTGGCGCGATGCCGAAGACGGCTCCCTTTCGCGCAACCCCATTGCGCAAGGCAGCGTGGATTCGGTGGGTCGCGTGATGGTGCGCGTGGCCGACAAGGCTGTGGTCTATAGCTGGATATGCGCCGGTCGCGACCTCGCCGAGGTAAGCCGTCTTGATCACGAAATTCGTGAGATAGGCCCTGAAACCATCTTGCAGCGCGTACGTACCTACTGGCACTTTTGGGTTACAAAGGGCGACACGCCTTTTGAGATGCCAGACGATATTTTGCGGTTCTACCACCGCTGCCTGCTGGTGCTTCGCACCCAGATAGACAACCGAGGGGCCATTATTGCAGCCAACGATTCGGATGTACTGCAATATAGCCGCGATTCCTACTCCTATATGTGGCCTAGAGATGGCGCCCTTGTAGCCTACGCCATGGACCTCGCCGGCTATCACGAGACCACGCGTCGCTTCTTTACCTTCTGCTCGCAGATTATAGACCCAAAAGGCTATTTTTGGCACAAATACAACCCAGACGGCAGCGTCGGCTCCTCCTGGCACCCGTGGGCTGACCGCACTGGACACCTGCAACTGCCCATTCAAGAGGATGAGACGGCTCTGGTACTGTTTGCCTTGGGCGAGCATTTCGACCGACTGTGCGATGTGGACTACCTGCGCACGGTATATCGTGACATGATTCAACCGGCAGCTGACTTCCTAGCGGCCTTTCGCGATCCGCATACCGGCCTGCCCGACATGTGTTGGGACTTGTGGGAAGAGAGGCGTGGCATCCACACCTTTACGGTCGCCTCGGTTTGGGCCGGGCTTTTAGCGGCTTCCCGATTTGCAGGCATCTTTGGCGACAAGGAGCGCGCACGACGATATCGGCGCGTTGCCGAGGAGATTCATGAGGCTGCACTTCGCTATCTTTACTGTGCAAGCCAGAACCGCTTTCTGCGAACCATACGTGTGGAGGAAGGCCAGATCGTTCCCGACCTCACAATGGACGCCAGCCTCGCTGGCCTGTTTCTCTTTCGGTTCTTAGCACCCGACGATCCTCGACTTATCTCTACTATGGAGCAGCTGGAGGCGAAACTTCAGGTTCGCACGGAAGTGGGCGGCATCGCGCGCTACGAAGGCGACTACTACTATCGTTGCTCCGACGATATAGCCAGCGTCCCCGGCAACCCCTGGTTCTTGTGCACTTTGTGGCTCGCCCAGTGGCGCATAGTGCGCGCCCAAAGCCTCGGCGAGCTGCAAGAGGCCGAATCGCTTTTGCGATGGTGCATCCGTCATGCGTTGCCCTCGGGCATTATGGCGGAACAGATCCATCCCTTCACCGGCGCTCCGTTATCCGTCTCGCCGCTCACCTGGTCACACGCCACCTTCATCTCCACCGTTTGCCAGTTACGCGACAAGTACCGACAGCTTTTGCATCAGGAGGATCGAATCGGCGTTGCAGCTTAG
- a CDS encoding endopolygalacturonase: MKKHDDVRRRLLKSTALAAGAGFLAGSTSHSEAAISAANSAHFDARQFGVRGDGHHDDTDALQKALDAAGKVGGGIVSLPAGQYRINSHLSIPGGVTLQGTFRAAPCARHDPYPQLYGTVLLAYAGRGKPTDPPFIRLAGQMAALAGVIITYPEWKQTDVPPVPYPPTVLAEGGVEDVAIMDCCFLNTYEAIRLQEAHRHYVRNVYGYPHWRGLYVDACYDIGRVENCHFWPFGVSFDPKDPFCQWVNTNAVAFEFARTDWQYVLNTFCFGYGVGYKFSESKAGACNGNSLGIGSDSCERDILVEQAQPYGLLINNGEFVGRWTSTSAVCVEIGEKVSSKVSLSNCAFWGPIERIVWQRGPNAQFTASACHFVDWTSTALQIDAGKVIVQGCTFMQPKTAAIIGEQVKSAIFIGNQANGGLIVDNRAGNRTQLGFNEQPT, translated from the coding sequence ATGAAAAAGCATGACGATGTGCGGCGGCGGCTTCTAAAAAGCACAGCGCTGGCTGCGGGTGCCGGCTTTTTAGCCGGTTCCACTTCGCACAGCGAGGCGGCGATATCGGCGGCCAATAGCGCTCATTTTGACGCTCGGCAGTTTGGGGTACGAGGTGATGGCCATCACGACGATACGGACGCTCTACAAAAAGCCCTCGACGCCGCGGGCAAGGTCGGCGGCGGCATCGTGAGCTTGCCCGCAGGGCAGTATCGCATTAATAGTCATCTCTCCATCCCCGGAGGGGTTACCTTGCAAGGGACTTTTCGCGCCGCGCCCTGTGCACGTCACGATCCCTATCCTCAACTTTACGGCACCGTTCTGTTGGCCTATGCGGGTCGCGGCAAGCCCACCGATCCGCCGTTCATTCGCCTCGCCGGCCAGATGGCAGCCCTTGCTGGCGTTATCATCACCTATCCCGAATGGAAGCAGACCGATGTGCCGCCCGTTCCCTATCCGCCCACTGTGCTGGCCGAAGGGGGTGTGGAGGATGTGGCCATTATGGACTGCTGCTTCCTCAACACCTACGAGGCCATTCGGCTTCAGGAAGCGCATCGGCACTACGTGCGCAACGTCTACGGCTATCCCCATTGGCGTGGCCTCTATGTGGATGCTTGCTACGACATTGGGCGCGTGGAGAACTGCCACTTCTGGCCTTTCGGCGTCAGCTTCGATCCCAAAGACCCCTTCTGTCAGTGGGTCAACACCAATGCCGTCGCCTTCGAGTTTGCACGTACCGATTGGCAGTATGTATTAAACACCTTCTGTTTTGGTTATGGCGTCGGTTACAAGTTCTCCGAATCGAAGGCCGGCGCTTGCAACGGCAACTCTTTGGGCATAGGTTCCGACTCCTGCGAGCGCGATATTTTGGTGGAACAGGCTCAGCCCTACGGCCTGCTCATCAACAATGGCGAGTTTGTGGGGCGCTGGACGAGCACGTCGGCCGTGTGCGTGGAGATAGGTGAGAAGGTCTCCTCCAAAGTGAGCCTAAGTAACTGTGCTTTCTGGGGGCCCATTGAACGAATCGTCTGGCAGCGCGGCCCTAACGCCCAGTTCACCGCCTCTGCCTGCCATTTTGTGGACTGGACTTCTACCGCTCTCCAGATCGATGCAGGTAAAGTGATCGTGCAAGGCTGCACCTTCATGCAGCCTAAAACCGCCGCCATTATTGGGGAGCAGGTGAAGTCCGCTATCTTCATTGGCAACCAGGCCAACGGTGGGCTTATTGTGGATAATCGGGCGGGCAATCGAACCCAGCTTGGCTTTAACGAGCAGCCCACCTGA